A section of the Harmonia axyridis chromosome 2, icHarAxyr1.1, whole genome shotgun sequence genome encodes:
- the LOC123672738 gene encoding beta-glucuronidase: MKALKYYILVPILLGSSFSEELGRGILYPQVSETREKVSLDGLWNFIPANISQPLEGYLEHWYSRRFADLNTTIQLMPIPSSYNDITTDWTLRDHVGIVWYENFFYVPITWSNAKKVWLRFGSVSYAAEVWINGIKVVSHQIGHLPFQVDITNAVHFGKENKLTVSCDNTLLDDTIPQGKLVKLTSGRMAQTYTFDFFNYAGIDRSVFLYSTPETYIDDITVITKSIDDEVAVISFNIVFFNNSDTNLDCQVQLYDKLGNPVTNKTCNTGDGELSVKNPNLWWPYLMHEDPGYQYTFEVKLTDERDTLLDVYRLKIGIRKLEWTSTSFTINGEPIYLRGFGKHEDSDIRGKGLDLPLIVRDYNLIKWIGANAFRTSHYPYAEEIMDLADSMGIMVIDECPGVNVEGFSESLLETHKKSLTELIRRDKNRPSVILWSAANEPRTQQHAAKAYFEAVIKHIRELDNTRPVTIVESQGCTVTQSSSFVDIISFNRYNGWYSNEGNIDVIAAAVMNEASCWHNNFKKPVILQEYGGDTLEGLHFLPDYIWSEEYQVDLMSKHFEAFDLMREQGYFIGEFIWNFADFKTAQTYTRVGGNKKGIFTRNRQPKASAHFLRRRYWGLAKILRNATLPSDLNTYVISTKGKRHEEL, translated from the exons ATGAAAGCTcttaaatattatatattagtTCCCATTCTATTGGGCTCTTCCTTTTCTGAAGAATTGGGTAGAGGTATCTTATACCCACAAGTGTCCGAAACAAGGGAGAAAGTATCTTTAGATGGTCTTTGGAATTTTATACCAGCTAATATTTCTCAACCATTGGAAGGATATTTGGAACATTGGTATAGTCGTAGATTTGCAGACCTTAATACCACAATACAGTTAATGCCAATACCTTCAAGTTATAATGATATAACAACAGATTGGACTTTAAGAGATCATGTGGGGATAGTAtggtatgaaaattttttttatgtaccaATTACTTGGTCTAATGCCAAAAAGGTTTGGTTGAGATTTGGATCAGTTTCATATGCTGCTGAAGTCTGGATTAACGGTATCAAAGTTGTATCCCATCAAATTGGTCATTTACCTTTTCAAGTGGATATTACCAATGCTGTACATTTTggtaaagaaaataaattaacaGTTTCTTGTGACAACACATTATTAGACGATACTATACCTCAAGGAAAACTCGTGAAACTAACTAGTGGAAGAATGGCACAGACTTAtacatttgattttttcaactaTGCTGGTATTGATAGATCAGTGTTTTTATATTCTACACCTGAAACATACATCGATGACATCACAGTTATCACCAAAAGTATAGATGATGAAGTAgctgttatcagtttcaatattgtctttttcaataattctgataCTAATTTGGATTGTCAAGTTCAACTTTATGATAAACTTGGGAACCCAGTAACTAATAAAACATGCAATACAG GAGATGGAGAATTATCTGTGAAAAATCCAAATCTATGGTGGCCTTACCTTATGCATGAAGATCCTGGCTATCAATATACTTTCGAAGTAAAACTTACTGATGAAAGGGATACTCTACTGGATGTTTACAGGCTCAAAATTGGAATAAGAAAATTGGAATGGACTTCTACATCTTTCACAATTAATGGTGAACCAATTTACCTTCGTGGCTTTGGTAAACATGAAGATTCAGATATAAGAGGAAAAGGTTTAGATCTACCTCTAATAGTACGTGATTATAACTTGATCAAATGGATTGGTGCAAATGCCTTTAGAACATCTCATTATCCTTATGCAGAAGAAATAATGGATCTTGCAGATTCAATGGGAATAATGGTAATTGACGAATGTCCTGGAGTTAATGTTGAAGGTTTCAGTGAAAGTTTACTAGAAACTCATAAAAAATCTTTAACTGAATTAATTAGAAGAGATAAAAATAGGCCAAGTGTAATTTTATGGTCTGCGGCAAATGAACCTAGAACTCAACAGCATGCTGCGAAAGCTTACTTTGAAGCAGTTATAAAACATATAAGAGAATTGGATAATACAAGACCTGTAACAATTGTTGAAAGTCAAGGATGCACAGTCACTCAATCTTCTTCTTTCGTCGATATTATAAGTTTCAATCGGTACAATGGTTGGTACTCTAACGAAGGAAATATCGATGTCATTGCTGCAGCAGTAATGAATGAAGCATCTTGTTGGCataacaattttaaaaaacCCGTAATCCTACAGGAATATGGTGGGGATACTCTGGAAGGTTTGCATTTTTTACCTGACTACATCTGGTCCGAAGAATATCAAGTAGATTTGATGTCCAAACATTTCGAGGCATTCGATCTCATGAGAGAACAAGGATATTTCATTGGGGAGTTCATATGGAACTTTGCCGATTTTAAAACTGCACAAACATATACAAGAGTCGGTGGTAATAAAAAAGGGATATTTACTAGGAATAGGCAGCCTAAGGCTAGTGCTCATTTCTTGAGAAGGAGGTACTGGGGTTTAGCTAAAATTCTTCGCAACGCCACATTACCATCCGATCTGAATACTTATGTAATTTCAACGAAGGGAAAGAGGCACGAGGAGTTATAG
- the LOC123672739 gene encoding translocating chain-associated membrane protein 1 isoform X2, protein MVKGLRKTSKNPPILSHEFIIQNHADIVSCVAMVFVVGIMIKATAPFASIFVALQHNTTYPETVEDVLLYAPGIKDWAAIFFYSLIAVVVHAIFQEYLLDKISKKLHLSKSKLAVFNNSGQLVVFYLLSVIWGLDIIMRERYLPEISRLWSEYPAPMIFFTKLYFIVQLSYSLHELPELYFQRVKKEEYLGKALSSLAGLVLISIPYFMSFNRLLVCLLVLHHTSELIFHISQLVQTVDKDEKLTKASTLVSTALRFTARLGSIIISVFTLWYGLALSEQKELNIQEGYYNVAPVRLSILGGILLLQLYLIFNLISDEISRSKENSAYIPAPKSKSKKEKSKKNKKNQDESDLPEVDQNTNKTLRNKLKTK, encoded by the exons ATGGTGAAGGGACTGCGAAAAACTAGTAAAAATCCCCCAATTTTAAGTCATGAATTCATCATACAAAATCACGCAGATATTGTGTCATGTGTGGCTATGGTATTTGTTGTTGGAATTATGATAAAG gCTACCGCACCATTTGCTTCCATTTTCGTTGCTCTCCAACATAATACAACTTATCCCGAAACTGTAGAAGATGTTCTATTGTATGCTCCAGGTATTAAAGATTGGGCAGCTATTTTCTTTTATAGCTTGATTGCAGTTGTTGTTCATGCTATATTCCAGGAATATTTATTGGAT AAAATATCAAAGAAGTTGCATCTTTCAAAGTCAAAGTTAGCGGTCTTCAATAATAGTGGACAACTTGTTGTGTTCTACTTGTTGTCAGTGATATGGGGGTTAGATATCATCATGAGAGAGCGTTACCTACCTGAAATTTCAAGATTATGGAGCGAATATCCTgcacccatgattttcttcacaAAACTCTACTTTATCGTTCAACTCTCTTACAGCTTACATGAATTGCCAGAACTTTACTTCCAGAGAGTGAAGAAAGAAGAATATCTTGGGAAGGCATTGTCTAGTTTGGCTGGATTAGTTCTAATCTCAATCCCATATTTTATGAg tttcaatCGTTTATTAGTTTGTCTCCTAGTACTTCATCATACTTCCGAACTTATTTTCCATATATCACAACTAGTGCAGACTGTGGACAAAGATGAAAAACTCACCAAAG CAAGTACCCTTGTATCTACAGCATTGAGATTCACTGCTAGATTGGGATCTATTATTATATCTGTTTTCACACTTTGGTACGGATTGGCACTATCCGAACAGAAAGAACTGAATATTCAGGAAGGTTACTATAATGTTGCACCAGTTCGTCTCTCGATTCTTGGAGGAATTCTCCTTTTACAATT atatctcATATTCAATTTGATCTCTGATGAAATCTCTAGATCTAAGGAAAACAGTGCATACATTCCTGCTCCTAAATCTAAATCAAAgaaggaaaaatcaaaaaaaa ATAagaaaaatcaagatgaatcagaCCTGCCTGAAGTTGACCAGAATACAAATAAGACattaagaaataaactaaaaacCAAATAG
- the LOC123672739 gene encoding translocating chain-associated membrane protein 1 isoform X1 translates to MVKGLRKTSKNPPILSHEFIIQNHADIVSCVAMVFVVGIMIKATAPFASIFVALQHNTTYPETVEDVLLYAPGIKDWAAIFFYSLIAVVVHAIFQEYLLDKISKKLHLSKSKLAVFNNSGQLVVFYLLSVIWGLDIIMRERYLPEISRLWSEYPAPMIFFTKLYFIVQLSYSLHELPELYFQRVKKEEYLGKALSSLAGLVLISIPYFMSFNRLLVCLLVLHHTSELIFHISQLVQTVDKDEKLTKASTLVSTALRFTARLGSIIISVFTLWYGLALSEQKELNIQEGYYNVAPVRLSILGGILLLQLYLIFNLISDEISRSKENSAYIPAPKSKSKKEKSKKSK, encoded by the exons ATGGTGAAGGGACTGCGAAAAACTAGTAAAAATCCCCCAATTTTAAGTCATGAATTCATCATACAAAATCACGCAGATATTGTGTCATGTGTGGCTATGGTATTTGTTGTTGGAATTATGATAAAG gCTACCGCACCATTTGCTTCCATTTTCGTTGCTCTCCAACATAATACAACTTATCCCGAAACTGTAGAAGATGTTCTATTGTATGCTCCAGGTATTAAAGATTGGGCAGCTATTTTCTTTTATAGCTTGATTGCAGTTGTTGTTCATGCTATATTCCAGGAATATTTATTGGAT AAAATATCAAAGAAGTTGCATCTTTCAAAGTCAAAGTTAGCGGTCTTCAATAATAGTGGACAACTTGTTGTGTTCTACTTGTTGTCAGTGATATGGGGGTTAGATATCATCATGAGAGAGCGTTACCTACCTGAAATTTCAAGATTATGGAGCGAATATCCTgcacccatgattttcttcacaAAACTCTACTTTATCGTTCAACTCTCTTACAGCTTACATGAATTGCCAGAACTTTACTTCCAGAGAGTGAAGAAAGAAGAATATCTTGGGAAGGCATTGTCTAGTTTGGCTGGATTAGTTCTAATCTCAATCCCATATTTTATGAg tttcaatCGTTTATTAGTTTGTCTCCTAGTACTTCATCATACTTCCGAACTTATTTTCCATATATCACAACTAGTGCAGACTGTGGACAAAGATGAAAAACTCACCAAAG CAAGTACCCTTGTATCTACAGCATTGAGATTCACTGCTAGATTGGGATCTATTATTATATCTGTTTTCACACTTTGGTACGGATTGGCACTATCCGAACAGAAAGAACTGAATATTCAGGAAGGTTACTATAATGTTGCACCAGTTCGTCTCTCGATTCTTGGAGGAATTCTCCTTTTACAATT atatctcATATTCAATTTGATCTCTGATGAAATCTCTAGATCTAAGGAAAACAGTGCATACATTCCTGCTCCTAAATCTAAATCAAAgaaggaaaaatcaaaaaaaagtaA ATAa